One segment of Ziziphus jujuba cultivar Dongzao chromosome 12, ASM3175591v1 DNA contains the following:
- the LOC107429368 gene encoding uncharacterized protein LOC107429368 yields the protein MEISVCSFYSLSLTSCSCSTNSSRWKVGFVPQRRPNPIKIFASRRDHDYDGKLVDEDMIGLRKRIHEMKMVEEKHEPPSNWMEWEKRYYPNYDSDVCEAVGLLQSELMKMRPSMVLTMVVLVSISVPVSMGVIMFHLMELAKEACVGIPFC from the coding sequence ATGGAAATTTCAGTTTGTTCCTTCTACTCCTTATCTCTCACTTCATGTTCGTGTTCTACAAATTCGTCTCGTTGGAAAGTGGGATTCGTCCCACAAAGGAGGCCAAATCCCATCAAGATTTTTGCATCGCGAAGAGATCATGATTATGACGGTAAGCTTGTGGACGAAGACATGATAGGTCTAAGAAAAAGAATTCATGAAATGAAGATGGTGGAGGAGAAGCATGAACCTCCATCGAATTGGATGGAGTGGGAAAAAAGATATTATCCGAACTATGATTCAGATGTTTGTGAAGCTGTTGGATTGCTTCAATCCGAGTTGATGAAGATGAGACCAAGCATGGTTTTGACAATGGTGGTTCTTGTTTCAATAAGCGTGCCCGTATCAATGGGTGTGATTATGTTCCATTTGATGGAGTTGGCTAAGGAGGCTTGCGTTGGAATTCCTTTTTGTTAG